A stretch of the Streptomyces sp. Edi2 genome encodes the following:
- a CDS encoding HU family DNA-binding protein translates to MNRSELVAALADRAEVTRKDADAVLAAFAEVTGEVVAKGEEKITVPGFLTFERTHRAAREGRNPATQETMTIPAGYSVKVSAGSKLKEAAKG, encoded by the coding sequence ATGAACCGCAGTGAGTTGGTGGCCGCACTGGCCGACCGCGCCGAGGTGACCCGCAAGGACGCCGACGCCGTGCTGGCCGCCTTCGCGGAGGTGACCGGCGAGGTCGTCGCCAAGGGCGAAGAGAAGATCACCGTCCCCGGCTTCCTCACCTTCGAGCGCACCCACCGCGCTGCCCGCGAAGGCCGCAACCCCGCGACGCAGGAGACCATGACCATCCCGGCCGGCTACAGCGTGAAGGTCTCCGCGGGGTCGAAGCTCAAGGAAGCCGCAAAGGGGTAG
- a CDS encoding nuclease-related domain-containing protein: protein MPKTRSRRRPGAGASAQAMADTIRAAERRKQHRTAAWAIPLLVAPVALGIGFLVAAVTSWHAGLAVAAVTAVLALRRIYRSKGSTWATGAAGERRTRWILAPLVWCGLGRWAVLHDRQIPRSRANLDHIVLGKCGPVYVDTKTWKSRRAKVHLRSGKLWYGNHPQKDSLDTVLWEASRVAEVLGHPVQAVVAVHYAAVPPGGLISQGVTIIQSSELRRFLRALPKEPGWDRRRIAAAYRLADTQLRPAG from the coding sequence ATGCCCAAGACGCGATCGAGGCGCCGCCCCGGCGCCGGAGCGAGCGCCCAGGCCATGGCCGACACCATCCGCGCGGCCGAACGCCGCAAGCAGCACCGCACCGCGGCCTGGGCGATCCCGCTTCTTGTGGCGCCGGTGGCGCTCGGCATCGGCTTCCTCGTCGCGGCCGTGACCAGTTGGCACGCAGGTCTCGCGGTCGCCGCGGTGACGGCGGTCCTCGCCCTGCGCCGCATCTACCGGAGCAAGGGCAGCACCTGGGCCACCGGCGCCGCCGGCGAACGGCGTACCCGCTGGATCCTTGCCCCACTCGTCTGGTGCGGACTCGGACGGTGGGCAGTCCTCCACGACCGCCAAATACCCCGGTCCCGCGCCAACCTCGACCACATCGTGCTGGGCAAGTGCGGCCCTGTCTATGTGGACACCAAGACATGGAAATCACGCAGGGCCAAGGTCCACCTGCGAAGCGGGAAGCTCTGGTACGGCAACCACCCCCAGAAGGACTCCCTCGACACCGTGTTGTGGGAGGCCAGCCGGGTCGCCGAAGTGCTCGGTCACCCCGTCCAGGCCGTCGTCGCCGTCCACTACGCCGCCGTTCCTCCTGGCGGGCTGATCAGCCAGGGGGTGACCATCATCCAATCCAGCGAGCTCCGGCGATTCCTGCGGGCGCTGCCCAAGGAGCCCGGCTGGGACCGCAGGCGCATCGCCGCGGCCTACCGGCTCGCCGACACGCAGCTACGGCCCGCAGGCTGA
- a CDS encoding VWA domain-containing protein produces the protein MTAAVAGAEPALLEDVDADLLDARGALARRLGSIINTLADRDDVLLTMVWDGASTADAAWFDPALIKVTVNGAIALKDGVHPDQIDPLSVSGRLRHPVIVGMSAHEAGHARSTRWENWPESAGRAVIRAAVLLEEPRIEARHLQERPADRVFLRACASTIVLPAQAAASPTYDRWRAAAGAALILGRADAGVLTATEVEPVRSAAESVLGSGDLSRLRALWQEVLALADGDQTGLLDVAIRWVEVVGADPDDDLPGIGCAAGEPHESSHGEADGDPLGAAVASVTVAASVHAQISTGALPDPEQQRRLQEAAARRQKERRAEDAAQQAARQAAQRVFPPAPAPSSRRSRPRNPVRGHRAPTPVERAAARRLGAALARARFRDTARVRVASTLPPGRLSGRDAMLGAAQSALGVPVTARPFRTVKRKRTDDPPVAVGVAVDVSGSMSAYTSIVASTAWMFAHGTREVAGKAATVAFGTAVTPIVSPGQPPSQVTEFHANDGNHRFTEAASALDGALGLSRQAGARVLVIVSDGHWEPEERIGGERLVRRLTKAGVHVLWFCLDPGSNVLPGARRLDVAQVADIPAALSAALVSALRHA, from the coding sequence GTGACGGCCGCCGTGGCGGGCGCGGAACCCGCTCTGCTGGAGGACGTCGACGCGGACCTGCTGGATGCCCGGGGCGCGCTCGCCCGGCGTCTGGGCTCGATCATCAACACCCTTGCCGACCGTGACGACGTGTTGCTCACCATGGTGTGGGACGGCGCTTCCACGGCGGACGCGGCCTGGTTCGACCCGGCGCTGATCAAGGTCACGGTCAACGGGGCGATCGCGCTGAAGGACGGCGTTCACCCGGACCAGATCGACCCGCTCAGCGTCTCGGGCCGGCTGCGGCATCCGGTGATCGTCGGCATGTCCGCGCACGAGGCCGGGCACGCCCGCAGCACCCGCTGGGAGAACTGGCCCGAGTCGGCGGGACGTGCGGTGATCCGCGCGGCCGTCCTGCTCGAAGAGCCCCGGATCGAGGCGCGTCACCTCCAGGAGCGCCCGGCGGACCGCGTCTTCCTGCGCGCCTGCGCGAGCACCATCGTGCTGCCCGCGCAGGCCGCCGCTTCACCGACGTACGACCGGTGGCGGGCCGCGGCCGGTGCCGCTCTCATCCTGGGCCGGGCGGACGCCGGTGTGCTCACCGCGACCGAGGTCGAGCCGGTGCGCTCGGCGGCCGAGTCCGTCCTCGGTTCCGGTGATCTCTCCCGGCTTCGGGCCCTGTGGCAGGAGGTCCTGGCCCTCGCCGACGGTGACCAGACCGGGCTGCTGGATGTCGCCATCCGCTGGGTGGAGGTCGTCGGCGCTGATCCCGACGACGACCTGCCCGGCATCGGGTGCGCTGCGGGCGAGCCCCACGAGTCCTCGCATGGCGAGGCGGACGGGGATCCGCTCGGCGCGGCCGTGGCCAGTGTCACCGTCGCAGCCTCGGTTCACGCCCAGATCTCCACGGGGGCGCTGCCCGACCCCGAGCAGCAGCGTCGTCTCCAGGAGGCGGCTGCCCGGCGGCAGAAGGAACGCCGTGCCGAGGACGCCGCACAGCAGGCCGCACGGCAGGCGGCTCAGCGCGTGTTCCCGCCCGCCCCCGCTCCGTCCTCACGCCGCTCCCGGCCGCGGAACCCGGTCCGTGGCCACCGTGCACCCACGCCGGTGGAGCGGGCGGCCGCCCGGCGCCTGGGTGCCGCGCTCGCCAGGGCGCGGTTCCGCGACACCGCCCGGGTCCGCGTCGCCTCCACGCTCCCGCCGGGCCGTCTGTCCGGCCGCGACGCGATGCTCGGTGCGGCGCAGAGCGCCCTGGGCGTGCCGGTCACCGCCCGGCCGTTTCGCACCGTGAAGCGCAAGCGCACGGACGACCCGCCGGTCGCGGTCGGCGTGGCCGTCGACGTCTCCGGCTCGATGAGCGCCTATACCTCGATCGTCGCTTCGACGGCCTGGATGTTCGCGCACGGAACCCGTGAGGTCGCGGGAAAGGCGGCGACGGTGGCCTTCGGTACGGCCGTCACCCCGATCGTCTCCCCTGGCCAGCCGCCGTCACAGGTCACCGAGTTCCATGCGAACGACGGCAATCACCGCTTCACTGAAGCCGCCAGCGCCCTCGACGGCGCGCTGGGGCTCTCCCGCCAGGCCGGTGCCCGCGTCCTGGTCATCGTGTCCGACGGCCACTGGGAGCCGGAGGAGCGCATCGGCGGCGAACGGCTCGTACGGCGCCTGACCAAGGCGGGCGTCCACGTCCTGTGGTTCTGTCTCGACCCCGGCTCCAACGTCCTGCCCGGCGCCCGCCGCCTGGACGTTGCCCAGGTCGCCGACATTCCGGCCGCCTTGAGCGCCGCGCTGGTCTCCGCGCTTCGTCACGCCTGA
- a CDS encoding 2'-5' RNA ligase family protein, translated as MKPFEFKAGAQPWQAGTLLHWYVEVDWTDPRHQALSDLVMESNQRLLDADFPITPVELKWLHITVDQISVPADEITPEQRDKLVGEVSARLGGIEPFTVTVGSLLSYHSGVIADLAPDEDLAALHTAARAGTRAALGDEACRYQWGLQHLTTAYAHSEADSDAAQRILRRVRPSHAPLHISTVHLVDVTAQTDTASKTVTWNRLATIALGESE; from the coding sequence ATGAAGCCGTTCGAGTTCAAGGCCGGTGCACAGCCGTGGCAAGCCGGCACGCTCCTCCACTGGTACGTCGAGGTCGACTGGACGGACCCAAGGCACCAGGCACTCAGCGACCTGGTCATGGAGTCCAACCAGCGTCTCCTGGACGCCGATTTCCCGATCACCCCAGTGGAGTTGAAGTGGCTCCACATCACCGTCGACCAGATCAGCGTCCCGGCCGACGAGATCACCCCGGAGCAGCGGGACAAGCTCGTCGGGGAGGTGTCCGCGCGGCTCGGCGGCATCGAGCCGTTCACCGTCACCGTGGGGTCGCTGCTCTCGTACCACAGCGGAGTCATCGCGGACCTCGCGCCGGACGAGGACCTGGCTGCCCTGCACACGGCCGCCCGCGCGGGCACACGGGCCGCGCTCGGCGACGAGGCATGCCGCTACCAGTGGGGCCTGCAGCACCTGACGACCGCCTACGCCCATTCCGAGGCCGACTCCGACGCGGCCCAGCGCATCCTGCGCCGTGTCCGCCCCAGCCACGCTCCGCTGCACATCAGCACGGTCCATCTCGTCGACGTCACCGCGCAGACGGACACGGCGTCGAAGACCGTGACATGGAATCGCCTCGCCACGATTGCACTGGGAGAGTCGGAATGA
- a CDS encoding TniQ family protein → MTNKNRREIDRAVRQYQQGHPGTSLSDARRAVERSAEHPSPAPSRLPHVVLPRAGESLVDWIDRLAEANGARRHQMMERLGLEPGRSANERLRDLAQHMQDHTARQLHAATGIDAELAHAMAAVPPMPNRSAPEGPLTADQAADRLHQLLAEARSKAEAEGLPASSSWNLQFIEPQITRLGGAAALRTAAKKAARRLRMSVRVTVYRPEGHPEQLITVNNQGPYKTVKRDPVDTLVSVPFEIAPLHRRGPQCDCGRGYCLSGTDTGFGPERWPEQIWDSIRPDTDLRTLPEEYRTTFAIDVLFAQLKHRDFRDSILDLTPFLEGAELGPLADVQVYATNARGHYRGRSHGAVCQHADTREGRGFGPRPSERHEILSLAELVETLRPLHHSRQRMGLSSLIGPGAARRDRDLEERWCTSCGGYSVRRFTSAEQCAHYLAEHERWSQRVDHEPDTTAEVNEDEARAQELLSKMFGALESPGVLRIFDAHDRAMGIVPDDPHERP, encoded by the coding sequence ATGACGAACAAGAACCGACGCGAGATCGACCGCGCGGTCCGCCAGTACCAGCAGGGCCATCCCGGAACCTCCCTCTCGGATGCGCGCCGCGCCGTCGAGCGCAGTGCAGAACACCCCAGCCCAGCGCCCTCCCGGCTCCCGCACGTTGTGCTGCCGCGGGCCGGCGAGTCGCTCGTGGACTGGATCGACCGACTGGCCGAGGCCAATGGAGCCCGCCGGCACCAGATGATGGAACGCCTTGGTCTGGAGCCTGGACGCTCAGCCAACGAGCGGCTCCGCGACCTGGCCCAGCACATGCAGGACCACACCGCGCGCCAGCTGCACGCCGCCACCGGGATCGACGCCGAGCTGGCCCACGCGATGGCAGCTGTCCCTCCGATGCCGAACCGGAGCGCCCCGGAAGGGCCGCTGACCGCGGACCAGGCGGCCGATCGCCTCCACCAACTGCTGGCCGAGGCACGCTCGAAAGCGGAAGCCGAAGGCCTCCCTGCCTCGTCGTCCTGGAACCTGCAGTTCATCGAGCCGCAGATCACGCGCCTCGGCGGAGCAGCTGCGCTGCGCACGGCAGCCAAGAAGGCCGCGCGCCGCCTGCGGATGAGCGTCCGTGTCACCGTCTACCGCCCCGAGGGACACCCGGAGCAGCTCATCACGGTCAACAACCAGGGCCCGTACAAGACCGTCAAGCGCGATCCGGTAGACACCCTGGTGTCCGTTCCGTTCGAGATCGCCCCGTTGCACCGCCGAGGCCCGCAGTGTGACTGCGGCCGCGGCTACTGCCTCAGCGGCACCGACACCGGCTTCGGCCCGGAGCGATGGCCGGAGCAGATCTGGGACTCGATCCGGCCCGACACCGACCTGCGGACCCTGCCCGAGGAGTACCGCACCACCTTCGCCATCGACGTGCTGTTCGCGCAGCTCAAGCACCGCGACTTCCGTGACTCCATCCTGGACCTCACCCCGTTCCTCGAAGGAGCCGAGCTCGGCCCTCTCGCCGACGTGCAGGTGTACGCCACGAACGCCCGCGGCCACTACCGAGGTCGCTCCCACGGTGCCGTGTGTCAGCACGCCGACACCCGTGAGGGCCGCGGCTTCGGCCCCAGGCCCTCGGAGCGCCACGAGATCCTCTCGCTGGCCGAGCTCGTCGAGACGTTGCGCCCCCTCCACCACAGCCGTCAGCGCATGGGTCTGAGCAGCTTGATCGGCCCCGGCGCCGCGCGACGCGACCGGGACCTTGAGGAGCGCTGGTGCACTTCCTGCGGCGGCTACTCGGTCCGCCGCTTCACCAGCGCAGAGCAGTGCGCCCACTACCTCGCGGAGCACGAACGCTGGTCTCAGCGCGTGGATCACGAACCGGACACCACGGCCGAGGTCAACGAGGATGAAGCACGCGCCCAGGAACTGCTGAGCAAGATGTTCGGCGCGCTGGAGTCTCCCGGCGTTCTCCGGATCTTCGATGCCCACGACCGTGCCATGGGGATCGTTCCTGACGACCCGCACGAACGCCCGTAA
- a CDS encoding MXAN_6230/SCO0854 family RING domain-containing protein produces the protein MTTTTITTTTGARRGLPAVLLSRRGSVYLNSPSPAAHASTATVDSLAGISLLEADLIERGFLMSADLRQNLTGRTEDQLVTAGRDLLADIDAALGADRDHTPLFRRFPDSTPADTLAFYVDRVLTVLLQKAEQPCVLCGSNDTVHPVAPCAHLVCTSCFDGADFSACPICHRRIDVDDPFLRPQDHRPTAGTRRALPDRLRVLTYGGALTDRTADAKTELTGLLARTGALSPQDTDDLSTLLDAAGDRSDLAWLPESIPGRTTKALVLAWLLDEPDHHQVVLPAVISRITTATDVLRLAAVRSGGDAGLLTPTRFTALSRPLRRAMLQALDGLDVTLAAEDMRRHEQAWKHLAERLHPFEHATRYPNAALTFAALRKTTLTDDALSHTLRTTARRVPTASTNRPKVALALWSTQVETALAEADVRRALPLLAQRPGELLRRLDHMLRLAGSDHAARVLDALEQAVPRVAPGVILSALGEIRTRTRKGAERVFFPKGGNAKAHIVADQRAPLAGTVVDRAVAILTGEILRRVGHLPPVDTAVLDAGLDGLMVPFAERTASRALVTLPRGSELPLPDGRTVRLFLHWMESTASGRTDLDLSAAMFNDSWEHVGTCDYTRLRFAGTAAVHSGDLTSAPAPQGASEFVDLDLDQLAAAGVRYLVAVVFSFNNVAFDDLADAFAGFMARDEEGNTGEVFDPRQVEQRFDLTGQSRASVPLLIDVKGRTMRWLDVVKGVTGTNHAVHRHANDLATLGEGLTGLFTSGARVGLGELATWQAAGRARTVVVRHLDGSTTTYRRRPQETSETFATRIGTPNADDALDLDATDVHLAYLVRGDLALADGGEAYALYPAGLDARNVRLLDASDLVATLPPQ, from the coding sequence ATGACGACCACGACCATCACGACCACCACCGGAGCCCGCCGCGGCCTGCCCGCAGTGCTCCTTTCCCGTCGTGGATCCGTCTACCTCAACTCCCCGTCGCCCGCGGCGCACGCCTCGACGGCGACCGTCGACTCCCTCGCCGGCATCAGCCTGCTGGAAGCCGACCTCATCGAGCGCGGCTTCCTCATGTCGGCAGACCTGCGCCAGAACCTCACCGGCCGCACCGAAGACCAGCTCGTCACCGCCGGGCGCGACCTGCTGGCCGACATCGACGCGGCCCTCGGCGCGGACCGCGACCACACGCCGCTCTTCCGTCGCTTCCCGGACAGCACCCCGGCCGACACCCTCGCCTTCTACGTCGACCGGGTACTTACCGTGCTCCTCCAGAAGGCCGAGCAGCCGTGCGTGCTGTGCGGATCGAACGACACCGTGCACCCGGTCGCCCCGTGCGCCCACCTGGTCTGCACGTCCTGCTTCGACGGCGCCGACTTCTCGGCCTGCCCGATCTGCCACCGCCGCATCGACGTAGACGACCCGTTCCTGCGCCCGCAGGACCACCGGCCCACCGCCGGCACCCGGCGCGCGCTGCCCGACCGGCTGCGGGTCCTCACCTACGGGGGCGCCCTCACGGACCGCACCGCGGACGCCAAGACCGAACTGACTGGACTGCTGGCGCGCACCGGCGCGCTCAGCCCGCAGGACACCGACGACCTGTCGACCCTCCTCGACGCGGCCGGCGACCGCAGCGACCTCGCGTGGCTCCCGGAGTCCATCCCCGGCCGCACGACCAAGGCCCTCGTCCTGGCCTGGCTCCTCGACGAGCCGGACCACCACCAGGTCGTACTCCCGGCCGTCATCTCCCGCATCACCACGGCCACCGACGTGCTGCGCCTCGCGGCCGTCCGCTCCGGCGGCGACGCCGGACTCCTCACCCCGACCCGCTTCACCGCCCTCTCGCGCCCGCTGCGCCGCGCCATGCTGCAGGCCCTCGACGGCCTCGACGTGACCCTGGCCGCGGAGGACATGCGCCGCCACGAGCAGGCATGGAAGCACCTGGCAGAGCGCCTGCACCCCTTCGAGCACGCCACCCGCTACCCGAACGCGGCCCTCACCTTCGCCGCGCTGCGCAAGACCACGCTCACCGACGACGCCCTCTCCCACACCCTGCGGACGACGGCGCGCCGCGTGCCGACCGCCAGCACCAACCGGCCGAAGGTCGCCCTCGCGCTCTGGTCCACCCAGGTCGAGACGGCCCTCGCCGAAGCCGACGTACGCCGCGCCCTGCCGCTGCTGGCGCAGCGTCCCGGCGAGCTGCTGCGCCGCCTCGACCACATGCTGCGCCTGGCGGGCAGCGACCACGCTGCGCGTGTCCTGGACGCACTGGAGCAGGCGGTTCCCCGGGTCGCCCCGGGAGTGATCCTTTCGGCGCTCGGCGAGATCCGCACCCGGACCCGCAAGGGTGCCGAGCGGGTCTTCTTCCCCAAGGGCGGCAACGCGAAGGCCCACATCGTCGCGGACCAGCGGGCTCCGCTGGCGGGCACGGTCGTCGACCGGGCCGTGGCCATCCTGACCGGTGAGATCCTGCGCCGCGTGGGCCATCTCCCCCCGGTGGACACCGCAGTTCTCGACGCGGGGCTGGACGGACTGATGGTCCCGTTCGCCGAGCGGACCGCCTCGCGCGCCCTGGTCACCCTGCCGCGCGGCAGCGAGCTGCCCCTGCCCGACGGCCGCACGGTCCGCCTCTTCCTCCACTGGATGGAGAGCACCGCCTCCGGCCGCACCGACCTGGACCTGTCGGCGGCGATGTTCAACGACTCCTGGGAGCACGTCGGCACCTGCGACTACACCCGGCTCCGCTTCGCGGGGACGGCCGCCGTGCACTCAGGCGACCTGACCAGTGCCCCGGCGCCGCAGGGCGCCAGCGAGTTCGTCGACCTCGACCTGGACCAGCTGGCCGCCGCAGGCGTCCGCTACCTGGTGGCCGTGGTCTTCTCGTTCAACAACGTCGCCTTCGACGACCTCGCCGACGCCTTCGCAGGATTCATGGCCCGTGACGAGGAAGGCAACACCGGAGAGGTCTTCGACCCGCGCCAGGTCGAGCAGCGCTTCGACCTGACCGGCCAGTCCCGCGCGAGCGTTCCCCTGCTGATCGACGTGAAGGGGCGGACCATGCGGTGGCTCGACGTCGTCAAGGGCGTCACCGGCACCAACCATGCCGTCCACCGGCACGCGAATGACCTCGCCACCCTCGGCGAGGGCCTGACCGGCCTGTTCACCTCCGGCGCCCGCGTCGGACTTGGCGAACTGGCCACCTGGCAGGCGGCAGGCCGTGCCCGCACCGTCGTCGTCCGCCACCTGGACGGCTCCACCACCACCTACCGGCGCCGCCCGCAGGAGACCAGCGAGACCTTCGCCACCCGCATCGGCACCCCGAACGCCGACGACGCCCTCGACCTGGACGCCACCGACGTACACCTCGCCTACCTGGTGCGCGGAGACCTGGCCCTGGCCGACGGCGGTGAGGCGTACGCGCTCTACCCGGCAGGTCTTGATGCCCGGAACGTGCGCCTGCTGGACGCTTCCGATCTCGTCGCCACGCTGCCCCCGCAGTAG
- a CDS encoding endonuclease/exonuclease/phosphatase family protein gives MTAIRVATFNTLFGGHDDFGLGSGDRWHRQIPFLKSLEADVLALQECNFWDLLGNRRMYQTLNALGMGSAHLAYANETTSGHRFHTVIMLSRRVQLAAQGADRDRYHHVMGWANLVVPGLEGLLELRNLHLDPFDPRNRAREVSPLGVLAAPGRRSLVLGDINAIGLGYPEPDWTQLPAHAQNGQLRLPREGDVSDRDATELLGRAGFLDASHPSEQGTAPTAAFGEGDVPRRQDLILMSPALAPALVDYQVHLEPIDKELSDHGAVSATFELSRLT, from the coding sequence ATGACCGCGATCAGAGTCGCCACGTTCAACACCTTGTTCGGCGGCCACGACGACTTCGGCCTCGGCAGCGGCGACCGCTGGCACAGGCAGATCCCGTTCCTCAAAAGCCTTGAGGCGGACGTCCTGGCACTGCAGGAGTGCAACTTCTGGGATCTCCTCGGGAACCGGCGCATGTACCAGACCTTGAATGCCCTCGGCATGGGCAGCGCCCATCTCGCGTACGCCAACGAGACCACGAGCGGTCACCGCTTCCACACCGTGATCATGCTGAGCCGGCGCGTCCAGCTCGCCGCACAGGGCGCGGACCGGGACCGGTACCACCACGTCATGGGCTGGGCGAACCTGGTCGTGCCGGGCCTGGAAGGGCTGCTGGAACTGCGCAATCTGCACTTGGACCCGTTCGACCCGCGCAATCGTGCGCGGGAGGTGTCGCCGCTGGGCGTACTCGCCGCCCCCGGCCGCCGGTCGCTCGTGCTCGGCGACATCAACGCCATCGGCCTCGGCTACCCGGAACCTGACTGGACACAGCTTCCGGCACACGCCCAGAACGGCCAACTCCGGCTGCCCCGCGAGGGAGACGTCTCCGATCGGGACGCGACCGAACTCCTGGGACGCGCCGGATTCCTGGACGCGAGCCACCCATCCGAGCAGGGAACGGCCCCGACCGCCGCGTTCGGAGAGGGGGACGTGCCCCGGCGCCAGGACCTCATCCTCATGAGCCCCGCCCTCGCGCCGGCCCTCGTCGACTACCAGGTGCACCTGGAGCCGATCGACAAGGAGCTATCCGACCACGGCGCCGTCAGCGCCACCTTCGAGCTGAGCCGCCTCACCTGA